The sequence below is a genomic window from candidate division WOR-3 bacterium.
AAGTTATTAGAAAATTCACGAATGGTAGTATTCCGCCAGGTAATATCTTCTACATAACCATCTTCACCGGTCGCCAATTTCACATAGTCCCCGGGCTTGACCTGTCGTGAAACAATTATCTGTAAACCCGCAAATAGATTGCTCAAAGTATCCTGCAATGCAAGAGCAACCGCAAGACCACCTATGCCAAGACCCGCAAGGATTGGTGCAATTGAAATGCCGAGAGAATGGAGGATAATTAGTATACCGATGATTAAGATAAATACTCTTGTAGTATTAGTCAGGATCGTTGTCTTGGGGATAGCCTCTTTTATTGCGGCAGAATAGATATCAACAAAACCCACTGCGATATTTGCAATGACTGCGGTTACTGAAAAAATCATAGCGACGAGTAATATTTTGCTGATGATGAGGATTGTTTGCGGTTCAATAATAATTTTAGGAATGGCAAGGGATAAACCAGCGATAATAAACCAGAAAATAATCCAGCCCTGCAAGGCGTGGATGATTATCTCATCCCCCCGCCA
It includes:
- a CDS encoding mechanosensitive ion channel family protein, whose amino-acid sequence is MREAIVKYIYPIVILIVSIVIGFICQVVIFGWLKRLAKRTKWRGDEIIIHALQGWIIFWFIIAGLSLAIPKIIIEPQTILIISKILLVAMIFSVTAVIANIAVGFVDIYSAAIKEAIPKTTILTNTTRVFILIIGILIILHSLGISIAPILAGLGIGGLAVALALQDTLSNLFAGLQIIVSRQVKPGDYVKLATGEDGYVEDITWRNTTIREFSNNLIIIPNSKLAQTIVKNYHLPEKGMAVLMQVGVSYDSDLEKVEKVVIDVAKETLREVPGGVKDFEPFIRYHTFGEFSIQFTVILRVEEFASQFIIKHEFVKRLHKRFKDENIKIPFPIRTVYLENRERENPHP